In [Leptolyngbya] sp. PCC 7376, a genomic segment contains:
- a CDS encoding S-(hydroxymethyl)glutathione dehydrogenase/class III alcohol dehydrogenase: MDVKAAIAYSAKAPLTVETVQLEPPKAGEVLVEIKATGVCHTDAYTLSGADPEGLFPAILGHEGAGVVVEVGKGVKSLKPGDHVIPLYIPECRECEYCLSLKTNLCQAVRATQGKGLMPDGTGRFSKDGETIFHYMGTSTFANYTVVPAIALAKIREDAPFDKVCYIGCGVTTGIGAVINTAKVEAGSKVIVFGLGGIGLNVIQGARMVGADMIVGIDINPDKQAIAKKFGMTHFVDPREVEGDLAPYLVDLTKGGADYTFECIGNVKVMRQALESCHKGWGVSTIIGVAGAGEEISTRPFQLVTGRVWKGTAFGGARGRTDVPKIVDWYMDGKINIDDLITHTMPIEKINDAFDLMHRGESIRGVVTF, translated from the coding sequence ATGGATGTTAAAGCGGCGATCGCCTACTCTGCTAAAGCCCCTCTCACTGTAGAAACCGTGCAGCTAGAGCCCCCAAAAGCTGGGGAAGTATTAGTCGAGATTAAGGCCACAGGTGTCTGTCATACCGATGCCTATACATTATCCGGCGCTGATCCAGAGGGTTTATTTCCCGCGATTTTAGGCCATGAAGGAGCAGGTGTTGTCGTTGAAGTAGGCAAAGGCGTTAAAAGCCTCAAACCCGGCGACCATGTCATCCCGCTATACATCCCCGAATGTCGCGAATGTGAATATTGCCTCAGCCTTAAAACTAACCTCTGCCAGGCGGTGCGGGCGACCCAAGGAAAAGGCTTAATGCCCGATGGCACAGGTCGATTTTCTAAAGATGGCGAAACGATTTTCCATTACATGGGCACCTCCACCTTCGCGAACTATACTGTCGTCCCAGCAATTGCCCTTGCGAAAATTCGTGAAGATGCCCCTTTCGATAAGGTGTGCTACATCGGTTGTGGCGTAACGACAGGAATTGGTGCTGTGATTAATACCGCCAAAGTAGAAGCGGGTTCAAAAGTAATTGTTTTTGGTCTTGGCGGCATCGGCCTTAACGTGATTCAAGGCGCAAGAATGGTCGGTGCAGACATGATTGTTGGCATAGATATTAATCCCGATAAACAGGCGATCGCCAAAAAATTTGGCATGACTCATTTTGTTGATCCGCGGGAGGTGGAAGGAGACTTAGCACCCTATCTTGTTGATCTGACAAAAGGTGGTGCAGACTATACCTTCGAATGTATCGGTAACGTCAAAGTAATGCGGCAGGCCCTCGAAAGTTGCCATAAAGGCTGGGGTGTTTCAACGATTATTGGTGTGGCAGGAGCAGGGGAAGAAATTAGTACCCGTCCGTTCCAGCTCGTTACTGGACGCGTTTGGAAAGGCACAGCTTTTGGAGGTGCTAGAGGTCGCACCGATGTCCCGAAAATTGTCGATTGGTATATGGACGGCAAGATCAATATCGACGATTTGATTACCCACACAATGCCTATCGAGAAGATTAATGATGCTTTTGATCTAATGCATAGAGGCGAATCAATTCGTGGTGTCGTCACCTTTTAA
- a CDS encoding nitroreductase family protein translates to MEKPAQTDYPIHDLLRQRYSTIAFDGYRPVEADKVGSLLEAARWSASCFNEQPWRFIMATKQNPTAYQKLLGCIVEANQTWAKNADILMISVGKQRFTRNDNPNPYGMYDVGQALGTLTIQAEAIGLRVHQMGGFDKEKAREVYGIPIGFEPAAAVAIGYPADLTSLEDEGLKEREMSPRVRKPLSEIVFSETWEQSYF, encoded by the coding sequence ACAGACTATCCAATTCATGATTTGCTTCGCCAACGCTACAGTACCATTGCCTTTGATGGCTATCGCCCCGTAGAAGCTGACAAAGTGGGGAGTCTCCTTGAAGCGGCGCGTTGGTCTGCCTCTTGCTTTAATGAACAACCTTGGCGATTTATCATGGCAACGAAACAAAATCCCACTGCCTACCAAAAATTACTAGGCTGTATTGTCGAAGCGAACCAAACTTGGGCAAAAAATGCCGACATTCTGATGATTTCCGTCGGAAAACAACGATTTACTCGCAATGATAACCCGAATCCCTATGGAATGTATGATGTCGGTCAAGCTTTGGGGACTTTAACGATCCAAGCAGAGGCGATAGGTTTAAGGGTGCATCAGATGGGTGGCTTTGACAAAGAGAAAGCGCGTGAGGTTTATGGTATTCCCATCGGATTTGAGCCTGCAGCAGCAGTTGCAATCGGCTATCCTGCAGATTTGACGTCTCTTGAGGATGAAGGTTTAAAGGAACGGGAAATGTCTCCTCGCGTTCGTAAACCCCTCTCCGAAATTGTATTTAGCGAGACTTGGGAACAAAGTTATTTCTAA
- a CDS encoding PP2C family protein-serine/threonine phosphatase translates to MIQILVIDDDPAIRTLLKRTLVRQGYDIHEADNGTTGLEMAIALQPNLVICDWMMPGLSGIDVCRKIKTHPQLTTSTFCILLTALDSTEDKVMGLDAGADDFLCKPIEIVELQARVRAVLRIQQLAQDLHHQKQKLEAEFTEAAQYVQSLLPPPLNRARIKIETCFIPSSQLGGDGFDYFWLDNQRLAFYLLDVSGHGLKAALPSIAVLNLMRSRNGHQGVDYGKPKDVLKYLSTNCKFIEQQEQYFTMWYGVFDIDERVLTYASAGHPPAILLGDRPEDYPQLLRTKGFPVGMFEPEDSIYQEQQQYIPFNSCLYVISDGVYENSRSPDAHKSWEDFLELLIESTSHSTSKLDHLAAMLGDRLHHDDLEDDFSMMKLLL, encoded by the coding sequence ATGATTCAGATTCTCGTTATTGATGACGACCCTGCTATCCGTACGCTACTAAAACGCACTTTAGTACGTCAGGGTTATGACATCCACGAGGCAGATAATGGGACTACTGGCCTCGAAATGGCGATCGCCCTCCAACCGAATCTAGTGATCTGTGATTGGATGATGCCAGGTTTGAGTGGCATTGATGTCTGCCGAAAAATTAAAACACATCCACAGCTAACGACCAGTACATTTTGTATTCTTCTCACAGCCCTTGATTCGACCGAAGACAAGGTGATGGGATTAGATGCTGGGGCGGATGATTTTTTGTGCAAACCGATTGAAATCGTGGAGCTACAGGCACGGGTAAGAGCCGTTCTCCGAATTCAACAGTTAGCGCAGGATCTGCATCATCAAAAACAAAAGTTAGAAGCAGAATTCACCGAAGCAGCGCAATATGTACAGTCTCTTCTACCACCGCCTCTGAACCGCGCCCGCATCAAAATCGAAACTTGTTTCATTCCTTCATCTCAGCTTGGGGGTGATGGCTTTGATTATTTTTGGCTCGATAACCAACGTTTAGCCTTTTATCTGCTGGATGTGTCAGGACATGGCCTTAAGGCAGCTCTCCCTTCCATTGCCGTGTTGAATTTGATGCGATCACGCAATGGTCATCAAGGCGTAGATTATGGCAAACCCAAAGATGTCCTTAAATACCTCAGCACCAATTGCAAATTTATTGAGCAGCAAGAGCAATATTTTACGATGTGGTACGGCGTCTTTGATATTGACGAGCGGGTGTTGACCTATGCCAGTGCAGGACATCCACCAGCCATTTTGCTCGGCGATCGCCCCGAGGACTATCCCCAACTTTTGCGGACGAAAGGATTTCCGGTGGGGATGTTTGAGCCTGAGGATTCTATTTACCAAGAGCAGCAGCAATATATTCCGTTCAATTCGTGTCTTTATGTCATTAGCGATGGGGTTTATGAAAACTCCCGTTCACCCGATGCCCATAAAAGTTGGGAGGATTTCTTAGAATTGCTCATCGAGTCTACATCCCACTCAACATCGAAGCTTGACCATCTCGCGGCAATGTTGGGTGATCGCCTCCACCATGATGACTTGGAAGATGACTTTTCGATGATGAAGTTATTACTGTGA
- the fghA gene encoding S-formylglutathione hydrolase, with the protein MAKLVLQKEIVCFGGKVRYYSHQSIACGGEMKLTVFLPPQAQQEAVPVLYYLSGLTCTEENFTTKAGAQQYAAQHGIMLVAPDTSPRDTGIPDEEKDWDLGSGAGFYVNATEKPWSKHYRMYTYVTKELPQLIEDNFSVTDKRGIFGHSMGGHGALICALRKPDFYHSVSAFAPVVAPMQCAWGEKAFTAYLGEDRKTWRKYDATQIITKRQFNGKILIDQGKADTFLENQLLTDKFVIACEKAGQPLRLRYQEGYDHSYFFIATFMKDHIEHHAQSLK; encoded by the coding sequence ATGGCAAAGCTCGTTTTACAAAAAGAAATTGTCTGTTTCGGTGGCAAGGTCAGATATTACAGCCATCAATCGATCGCCTGTGGTGGGGAGATGAAGTTGACGGTGTTTCTCCCTCCCCAAGCGCAACAAGAAGCAGTACCAGTGCTTTATTACCTGTCGGGGTTGACCTGTACTGAGGAAAATTTCACAACGAAAGCTGGGGCTCAACAATATGCAGCGCAGCACGGCATTATGCTCGTGGCTCCGGATACGAGTCCTCGCGACACAGGTATTCCTGATGAGGAGAAGGATTGGGATTTGGGAAGTGGTGCAGGGTTTTATGTGAATGCTACGGAAAAGCCTTGGTCAAAGCATTACCGGATGTATACCTATGTCACCAAAGAATTGCCTCAGTTAATTGAAGATAATTTTTCGGTGACAGATAAACGGGGAATTTTTGGGCATTCGATGGGTGGTCATGGGGCGCTGATCTGCGCATTACGAAAACCAGATTTTTACCACTCGGTTTCGGCATTTGCACCAGTGGTGGCACCGATGCAATGTGCCTGGGGTGAAAAAGCGTTTACGGCTTATCTCGGTGAGGACAGAAAAACATGGCGCAAGTATGATGCGACGCAGATTATTACGAAGCGACAGTTTAACGGCAAAATTCTGATCGACCAAGGAAAGGCAGATACTTTCCTCGAAAATCAACTGTTAACAGATAAGTTTGTGATCGCCTGTGAAAAAGCCGGACAGCCGTTGCGGCTGCGCTATCAGGAGGGCTATGACCATAGCTATTTCTTCATTGCAACTTTTATGAAAGATCATATTGAGCACCACGCCCAAAGCTTGAAATAG